In Oncorhynchus kisutch isolate 150728-3 linkage group LG7, Okis_V2, whole genome shotgun sequence, one DNA window encodes the following:
- the LOC109877326 gene encoding tRNA (adenine(37)-N6)-methyltransferase isoform X2 — MSANSTSRYLSCEKKSRISGTIQTVPIGYISSCFSVKNGTPRQPTICGPSRATLQIQQSVFNNPEHSLVGLDNYSHVWVIFLFHKNGHLSYKAKVKPPRLNGQRVGVYSTRSPHRPNALGLTLAKLDRVTGDTLHLSEIDMIAGTPVLDLKPYISDYDSPHSRVDMDTDTYDCGVQPESTSVPSEDGTTSVETLHSDSVASSSCTVDPQLDLGVERRDSHSTDPRILHSIDKSKVHIRHPGDASSSYAPKYQGKDITTVLGELKAYISEGHDPFTLGSSVGKSQASDGPKAKPLEPVEDSARPCYGEEAYSTIAGWIREPPVTSLEVRFTPHAERELGEFLAPINTESRDRPRFRFLRGPKEAAAAIRGVLSADPRSVYRRSRCKDRLFFFTLDTADITCWFGQGFAEVLRVRLVAVGKELAS, encoded by the exons ATGTCAGCAAACTCAACCAGCAGATATCTGTCATGCGAAAAGAAATCAAGAATCTCAG GGACCATCCAGACAGTCCCCATAGGTTACATCAGCTCCTGTTTCTCAGTGAAGAATGGCACCCCCAGACAGCCAACCATATGTGGGCCCTCCAGGGCCACCCTTCAGATCCAGCAGAGTGTcttcaacaaccctgaacactcaCTGGTCGGCCTGGACAACTACTCTCATGTCTG GGTAATCTTCCTGTTCCATAAGAACGGCCACCTGAGTTATAAGGCCAAGGTGAAGCCACCCAGACTGAACGGCCAGAGGGTTGGGGTGTACTCCACACGTAGCCCCCACCGGCCCAACGCCCTGGGTCTGACCCTGGCCAAGCTGGACAGAGTCACAG GTGACACACTTCATCTGAGTGAGATAGACATGATCGCAGGCACCCCTGTCCTCGATCTCAAACCCTACATCTCTGACTATGACTCCCCACACAGTAGAGTGGACATGGACACAGATACTTATGACTGTGGCGTCCAACCTGAGAGCACCAGTGTACCATCAGAAGATGGGACCACCAGTGTGGAGACGCTGCATTCAGACTCAGTAGCTTCATCCTCCTGTACTGTTGATCCCCAGTTGGACTTGGGGGTTGAGAGACGGGATAGTCATAGCACAGACCCCAGAATACTCCACTCAATAGACAAATCCAAAGTTCACATCCGCCATCCAGGCGATGCCTCCAGCTCTTATGCTCCTAAATACCAAGGCAAAGACATCACCACTGTGCTGGGGGAGCTCAAGGCCTACATCAGCGAGGGACATGACCCCTTCACCCTGGGGAGCTCTGTAGGAAAGTCTCAGGCTTCAGATGGCCCTAAAGCCAAGCCATTGGAGCCAGTGGAGGATAGTGCTAGGCCTTGCTATGGGGAAGAGGCCTACAGCACCATCGCTGGCTGGATCAGGGAGCCTCCTGTGACCAGTCTGGAGGTGCGCTTCACACCCCAtgcagagagagagctgggggagTTCCTTGCCCCCATCAATACAG AATCTCGTGACCGACCCAGGTTCCGGTTCCTGCGTGGTCCAAAAGAGGCTGCTGCAGCCATCAGAGGGGTTCTATCTGCTGACCCCAGGTCAGTGTATCGGAGGAGCCGCTGTAAGGACAGACTCTTCTTCTTCACCTTGGACACGGCAGACATCACCTGCTGGTTCGGACAGGGCTTCGCTGAGGTGCTCCGGGTCAGACTCGTGGCTGTTGGAAAAGAACTGGCCAGCTGA
- the LOC109877326 gene encoding tRNA (adenine(37)-N6)-methyltransferase isoform X1 has translation MSATCNCTEHVSKLNQQISVMRKEIKNLRQLLDSAVRSHRKHMTSLQSALTHIGQSRSPKSQPRPQAELETQNSLEKGTIQTVPIGYISSCFSVKNGTPRQPTICGPSRATLQIQQSVFNNPEHSLVGLDNYSHVWVIFLFHKNGHLSYKAKVKPPRLNGQRVGVYSTRSPHRPNALGLTLAKLDRVTGDTLHLSEIDMIAGTPVLDLKPYISDYDSPHSRVDMDTDTYDCGVQPESTSVPSEDGTTSVETLHSDSVASSSCTVDPQLDLGVERRDSHSTDPRILHSIDKSKVHIRHPGDASSSYAPKYQGKDITTVLGELKAYISEGHDPFTLGSSVGKSQASDGPKAKPLEPVEDSARPCYGEEAYSTIAGWIREPPVTSLEVRFTPHAERELGEFLAPINTESRDRPRFRFLRGPKEAAAAIRGVLSADPRSVYRRSRCKDRLFFFTLDTADITCWFGQGFAEVLRVRLVAVGKELAS, from the exons atGTCTGCCACTTGCAACTGTACCGAGCATGTCAGCAAACTCAACCAGCAGATATCTGTCATGCGAAAAGAAATCAAGAATCTCAG GCAATTGTTGGACAGTGCTGTTCGTTCTCATCGAAAACACATGACATCTCTCCAGTCTGCTTTGACACACATTGGCCAGAGTCGATCTCCAAAGAGTCAGCCAAGGCCACAGGCAGAACTAGAGACACAGAATTCACTTGAGAAAG GGACCATCCAGACAGTCCCCATAGGTTACATCAGCTCCTGTTTCTCAGTGAAGAATGGCACCCCCAGACAGCCAACCATATGTGGGCCCTCCAGGGCCACCCTTCAGATCCAGCAGAGTGTcttcaacaaccctgaacactcaCTGGTCGGCCTGGACAACTACTCTCATGTCTG GGTAATCTTCCTGTTCCATAAGAACGGCCACCTGAGTTATAAGGCCAAGGTGAAGCCACCCAGACTGAACGGCCAGAGGGTTGGGGTGTACTCCACACGTAGCCCCCACCGGCCCAACGCCCTGGGTCTGACCCTGGCCAAGCTGGACAGAGTCACAG GTGACACACTTCATCTGAGTGAGATAGACATGATCGCAGGCACCCCTGTCCTCGATCTCAAACCCTACATCTCTGACTATGACTCCCCACACAGTAGAGTGGACATGGACACAGATACTTATGACTGTGGCGTCCAACCTGAGAGCACCAGTGTACCATCAGAAGATGGGACCACCAGTGTGGAGACGCTGCATTCAGACTCAGTAGCTTCATCCTCCTGTACTGTTGATCCCCAGTTGGACTTGGGGGTTGAGAGACGGGATAGTCATAGCACAGACCCCAGAATACTCCACTCAATAGACAAATCCAAAGTTCACATCCGCCATCCAGGCGATGCCTCCAGCTCTTATGCTCCTAAATACCAAGGCAAAGACATCACCACTGTGCTGGGGGAGCTCAAGGCCTACATCAGCGAGGGACATGACCCCTTCACCCTGGGGAGCTCTGTAGGAAAGTCTCAGGCTTCAGATGGCCCTAAAGCCAAGCCATTGGAGCCAGTGGAGGATAGTGCTAGGCCTTGCTATGGGGAAGAGGCCTACAGCACCATCGCTGGCTGGATCAGGGAGCCTCCTGTGACCAGTCTGGAGGTGCGCTTCACACCCCAtgcagagagagagctgggggagTTCCTTGCCCCCATCAATACAG AATCTCGTGACCGACCCAGGTTCCGGTTCCTGCGTGGTCCAAAAGAGGCTGCTGCAGCCATCAGAGGGGTTCTATCTGCTGACCCCAGGTCAGTGTATCGGAGGAGCCGCTGTAAGGACAGACTCTTCTTCTTCACCTTGGACACGGCAGACATCACCTGCTGGTTCGGACAGGGCTTCGCTGAGGTGCTCCGGGTCAGACTCGTGGCTGTTGGAAAAGAACTGGCCAGCTGA